A stretch of Lathyrus oleraceus cultivar Zhongwan6 chromosome 6, CAAS_Psat_ZW6_1.0, whole genome shotgun sequence DNA encodes these proteins:
- the LOC127098448 gene encoding 40S ribosomal protein S3-3, whose product MATQMSKKRKFVADGVFFAELNEVLTRELAEDGYSGVEVRVTPMRTEIIIRATRTQAVLGEKGRRIRELTSVVQKRFKFPENSVELYAEKVNNRGLCAIAQAESLRYKLLGGLAVRRACYGVLRFVMESGAKGCEVIVSGKLRAQRAKSMKFKDGYMISSGQPVKDYIDSAVRHVLLRQGVLGIKVKIMLDWDPKGKQGPKTPLPDIVTIHTPKEEEEYRPAAAAVLPTADIEVPVA is encoded by the exons ATGGCGACCCAGATGAGCAAGAAGAGAAAG TTTGTTGCCGATGGTGTTTTCTTTGCTGAATTGAACGAGGTTCTGACCCGTGAACTCGCTGAGGATGGTTACTCTGGTGTCGAGGTTAGGGTTACACCGATGAGGACAGAAATCATCATCAGAGCTACTCGTACCCAAGCTGTTCTAG GTGAGAAGGGAAGGAGGATTAGAGAGCTTACCTCTGTGGTTCAGAAGAGGTTTAAGTTCCCAGAAAACAGTGTTGAGCTTTATGCTGAAAAGGTTAACAATAGAGGACTTTGTGCTATTGCTCAAGCTGAATCACTTCGTTACAAGCTTCTCGGTGGTCTTGCTGTGCGCAG GGCATGCtatggtgttttgagatttgtTATGGAAAGTGGTGCCAAGGGATGTGAG GTCATTGTCAGTGGAAAACTGAGGGCCCAAAGAGCTAAATCCATGAAGTTCAAGGATGGATACATGATTTCCTCTGGTCAACCTGTCAAAGATTACATTGATTCTGCAGTTAGACACGTGCTCCTCAGACAG GGTGTTCTTGGAATCAAAGTGAAGATTATGCTTGATTGGGATCCTAAAGGGAAGCAAGGTCCTAAGACTCCCCTCCCTGATATTGTTACTATCCACACTCCAAAGGAGGAAGAGGAATACAGACCAGCTGCAGCCGCCGTTTTGCCCACTGCAGATATTGAGGTGCCAGTTGCTTAA